A part of Clarias gariepinus isolate MV-2021 ecotype Netherlands chromosome 14, CGAR_prim_01v2, whole genome shotgun sequence genomic DNA contains:
- the camk2g1 gene encoding calcium/calmodulin-dependent protein kinase (CaM kinase) II gamma 1 isoform X11 → MATVVTSTRFTEDYQLYEELGKGAFSVVRRCVKKSTGQEYAAKIINTKKLTARDHQKLEREARICRLLKHSNIVRLHDSIAEESFHYLVFDLVTGGELFEDIVAREYYSEADASQCINQILESVNHIHQHDIVHRDLKPENLLLASKMKGAAVKLADFGLAIEVQGDQQAWFGFAGTPGYLSPEVLRKDPYGKPVDIWACGVILYILLVGYPPFWDEDQHKLYQQIKAGAYDFPSPEWDTVTPEAKNLINQMLTINPAKRITAEQALKHPWVCQRSTVASMMHRQETVECLRKFNARRKLKGAILTTMLVSRNFSVGRQHTSPAAPTTSTAALAQEACKSLLNKKSEGSKPQTNNTKNSVVSAVVSALKESNMASSTPMEPQTTVVHNPADGTKGSTESCNTNEEEDMKARKQEIIKITEQLIEAVNNGDFDAYTRICDPGLTSFEPEALGNLVEGMDFHKFYFENLLSKNNKPVHTTILNPHVHLIGEDAACIAYIRLTQYIDSQGRPRTCQSEETRVWHRRDAKWLNVHFHCSGAPAAPLQ, encoded by the exons ATCACCAGAAGCTGGAACGAGAGGCCCGAATCTGTCGTCTCCTCAAACACTCCAATATTG TCCGACTACATGACAGTATCGCAGAAGAAAGTTTTCATTACCTGGTCTTTGACCT tGTGACTGGAGGAGAGCTGTTTGAAGACATCGTTGCCAGAGAGTATTACAGCGAAGCTGATGCGAG CCAGTGCATCAATCAGATCCTTGAGAGCGTCAATCACATTCACCAGCATGACATCGTGCACAGAGACCTCAAG CCTGAGAACCTGCTGTTGGCCAGTAAGATGAAAGGAGCAGCAGTTAAGCTGGCTGACTTTGGACTGGCGATTGAGGTACAGGGAGACCAGCAGGCATGGTTTG GCTTTGCAGGCACACCTGGTTACTTATCTCCAGAAGTCCTGAGAAAGGACCCTTATGGCAAACCTGTGGACATTTGGGCTTGtg GAGTTATCCTCTATATTCTTCTTGTGGGATATCCTCCATTCTGGGATGAAGATCAGCATAAGCTCTACCAGCAAATTAAGGCCGGAGCTTATGAT TTTCCTTCTCCTGAGTGGGACACCGTTACCCCCGAGGCCAAGAACCTCATCAACCAGATGCTGACCATCAACCCAGCCAAGAGGATCACCGCTGAGCAGGCCCTCAAGCACCCATGGGTCTGC CAACGGTCTACAGTGGCCTCAATGATGCACCGGCAAGAGACTGTGGAGTGCCTGCGCAAGTTCAATGCACGGAGAAAACTAAAG GGAGCCATTCTCACCACTATGCTGGTTTCCAGAAACTTTTCAG TGGGCCGGCAGCATACCAGCCCTGCTGCTCCCACCACCAGCACTGCCGCGCTTGCACAGGAAG CGTGCAAAAGTTTGCTCAACAAAAAATCAGAAGGTAGTAAG CCCCAGACAAACAACACTAAAAACAGTGTAGTGAGCGCTGTAGTGAGTGCCCTGAAGGAGAGCAACATGGCCTCCTCCACACCAATG GAGCCACAGACTACAGTAGTGCACAACCCGGCAGATGGTACCAAG GGCTCTACTGAGAGCTGCAACACCAACGAGGAAGAGGATATGAAAG CTCGTAAGCAGGAGATTATCAAGATCACTGAGCAGCTAATCGAGGCCGTGAACAATGGAGACTTTGATGCTTACAC gAGAATCTGTGACCCTGGGTTGACTTCATTTGAGCCTGAAGCTCTGGGTAACCTGGTGGAAGGGATGGATTTTCATAAGTTTTACTTTGAGAACT TGTTGAGTAAGAACAATAAGCCAGTGCACACCACTATCCTGAACCCTCATGTGCACCTGATCGGAGAGGATGCAGCGTGCATCGCTTACATCCGCCTGACACAGTACATTGACAGCCAGGGCCGTCCGCGTACCTGCCAGTCTGAGGAGACGCGCGTGTGGCACCGTCGCGACGCCAAGTGGCTCAACGTGCACTTTCACTGCTCAGGAGCACCAGCTGCACCCTTACAGTGA
- the camk2g1 gene encoding calcium/calmodulin-dependent protein kinase (CaM kinase) II gamma 1 isoform X12, with the protein MATVVTSTRFTEDYQLYEELGKGAFSVVRRCVKKSTGQEYAAKIINTKKLTARDHQKLEREARICRLLKHSNIVRLHDSIAEESFHYLVFDLVTGGELFEDIVAREYYSEADASQCINQILESVNHIHQHDIVHRDLKPENLLLASKMKGAAVKLADFGLAIEVQGDQQAWFGFAGTPGYLSPEVLRKDPYGKPVDIWACGVILYILLVGYPPFWDEDQHKLYQQIKAGAYDFPSPEWDTVTPEAKNLINQMLTINPAKRITAEQALKHPWVCQRSTVASMMHRQETVECLRKFNARRKLKGAILTTMLVSRNFSVGRQHTSPAAPTTSTAALAQEACKSLLNKKSEGSKPQTNNTKNSVVSAVVSALKESNMASSTPMEPQTTVVHNPADGTKGSTESCNTNEEEDMKGRKARKQEIIKITEQLIEAVNNGDFDAYTRICDPGLTSFEPEALGNLVEGMDFHKFYFENLLSKNNKPVHTTILNPHVHLIGEDAACIAYIRLTQYIDSQGRPRTCQSEETRVWHRRDAKWLNVHFHCSGAPAAPLQ; encoded by the exons ATCACCAGAAGCTGGAACGAGAGGCCCGAATCTGTCGTCTCCTCAAACACTCCAATATTG TCCGACTACATGACAGTATCGCAGAAGAAAGTTTTCATTACCTGGTCTTTGACCT tGTGACTGGAGGAGAGCTGTTTGAAGACATCGTTGCCAGAGAGTATTACAGCGAAGCTGATGCGAG CCAGTGCATCAATCAGATCCTTGAGAGCGTCAATCACATTCACCAGCATGACATCGTGCACAGAGACCTCAAG CCTGAGAACCTGCTGTTGGCCAGTAAGATGAAAGGAGCAGCAGTTAAGCTGGCTGACTTTGGACTGGCGATTGAGGTACAGGGAGACCAGCAGGCATGGTTTG GCTTTGCAGGCACACCTGGTTACTTATCTCCAGAAGTCCTGAGAAAGGACCCTTATGGCAAACCTGTGGACATTTGGGCTTGtg GAGTTATCCTCTATATTCTTCTTGTGGGATATCCTCCATTCTGGGATGAAGATCAGCATAAGCTCTACCAGCAAATTAAGGCCGGAGCTTATGAT TTTCCTTCTCCTGAGTGGGACACCGTTACCCCCGAGGCCAAGAACCTCATCAACCAGATGCTGACCATCAACCCAGCCAAGAGGATCACCGCTGAGCAGGCCCTCAAGCACCCATGGGTCTGC CAACGGTCTACAGTGGCCTCAATGATGCACCGGCAAGAGACTGTGGAGTGCCTGCGCAAGTTCAATGCACGGAGAAAACTAAAG GGAGCCATTCTCACCACTATGCTGGTTTCCAGAAACTTTTCAG TGGGCCGGCAGCATACCAGCCCTGCTGCTCCCACCACCAGCACTGCCGCGCTTGCACAGGAAG CGTGCAAAAGTTTGCTCAACAAAAAATCAGAAGGTAGTAAG CCCCAGACAAACAACACTAAAAACAGTGTAGTGAGCGCTGTAGTGAGTGCCCTGAAGGAGAGCAACATGGCCTCCTCCACACCAATG GAGCCACAGACTACAGTAGTGCACAACCCGGCAGATGGTACCAAG GGCTCTACTGAGAGCTGCAACACCAACGAGGAAGAGGATATGAAAGGTAGGAAAG CTCGTAAGCAGGAGATTATCAAGATCACTGAGCAGCTAATCGAGGCCGTGAACAATGGAGACTTTGATGCTTACAC gAGAATCTGTGACCCTGGGTTGACTTCATTTGAGCCTGAAGCTCTGGGTAACCTGGTGGAAGGGATGGATTTTCATAAGTTTTACTTTGAGAACT TGTTGAGTAAGAACAATAAGCCAGTGCACACCACTATCCTGAACCCTCATGTGCACCTGATCGGAGAGGATGCAGCGTGCATCGCTTACATCCGCCTGACACAGTACATTGACAGCCAGGGCCGTCCGCGTACCTGCCAGTCTGAGGAGACGCGCGTGTGGCACCGTCGCGACGCCAAGTGGCTCAACGTGCACTTTCACTGCTCAGGAGCACCAGCTGCACCCTTACAGTGA
- the camk2g1 gene encoding calcium/calmodulin-dependent protein kinase (CaM kinase) II gamma 1 isoform X6: protein MATVVTSTRFTEDYQLYEELGKGAFSVVRRCVKKSTGQEYAAKIINTKKLTARDHQKLEREARICRLLKHSNIVRLHDSIAEESFHYLVFDLVTGGELFEDIVAREYYSEADASQCINQILESVNHIHQHDIVHRDLKPENLLLASKMKGAAVKLADFGLAIEVQGDQQAWFGFAGTPGYLSPEVLRKDPYGKPVDIWACGVILYILLVGYPPFWDEDQHKLYQQIKAGAYDFPSPEWDTVTPEAKNLINQMLTINPAKRITAEQALKHPWVCQRSTVASMMHRQETVECLRKFNARRKLKGAILTTMLVSRNFSACKSLLNKKSEGSKPQTNNTKNSVVSAVVSALKESNMASSTPMEPQTTVVHNPADGTKGSTESCNTNEEEDMKGRKVESAQGASSDSAVMSQCSAGDEPPALVASPQCPPATRKQEIIKITEQLIEAVNNGDFDAYTRICDPGLTSFEPEALGNLVEGMDFHKFYFENLLSKNNKPVHTTILNPHVHLIGEDAACIAYIRLTQYIDSQGRPRTCQSEETRVWHRRDAKWLNVHFHCSGAPAAPLQ, encoded by the exons ATCACCAGAAGCTGGAACGAGAGGCCCGAATCTGTCGTCTCCTCAAACACTCCAATATTG TCCGACTACATGACAGTATCGCAGAAGAAAGTTTTCATTACCTGGTCTTTGACCT tGTGACTGGAGGAGAGCTGTTTGAAGACATCGTTGCCAGAGAGTATTACAGCGAAGCTGATGCGAG CCAGTGCATCAATCAGATCCTTGAGAGCGTCAATCACATTCACCAGCATGACATCGTGCACAGAGACCTCAAG CCTGAGAACCTGCTGTTGGCCAGTAAGATGAAAGGAGCAGCAGTTAAGCTGGCTGACTTTGGACTGGCGATTGAGGTACAGGGAGACCAGCAGGCATGGTTTG GCTTTGCAGGCACACCTGGTTACTTATCTCCAGAAGTCCTGAGAAAGGACCCTTATGGCAAACCTGTGGACATTTGGGCTTGtg GAGTTATCCTCTATATTCTTCTTGTGGGATATCCTCCATTCTGGGATGAAGATCAGCATAAGCTCTACCAGCAAATTAAGGCCGGAGCTTATGAT TTTCCTTCTCCTGAGTGGGACACCGTTACCCCCGAGGCCAAGAACCTCATCAACCAGATGCTGACCATCAACCCAGCCAAGAGGATCACCGCTGAGCAGGCCCTCAAGCACCCATGGGTCTGC CAACGGTCTACAGTGGCCTCAATGATGCACCGGCAAGAGACTGTGGAGTGCCTGCGCAAGTTCAATGCACGGAGAAAACTAAAG GGAGCCATTCTCACCACTATGCTGGTTTCCAGAAACTTTTCAG CGTGCAAAAGTTTGCTCAACAAAAAATCAGAAGGTAGTAAG CCCCAGACAAACAACACTAAAAACAGTGTAGTGAGCGCTGTAGTGAGTGCCCTGAAGGAGAGCAACATGGCCTCCTCCACACCAATG GAGCCACAGACTACAGTAGTGCACAACCCGGCAGATGGTACCAAG GGCTCTACTGAGAGCTGCAACACCAACGAGGAAGAGGATATGAAAGGTAGGAAAG TGGAGAGTGCACAGGGGGCCAGCAGTGACAGTGCGGTGATGAGTCAGTGCAGTGCCGGGGATGAGCCGCCCGCTCTGGTGGCATCACCACAGTGCCCACCAGCCA CTCGTAAGCAGGAGATTATCAAGATCACTGAGCAGCTAATCGAGGCCGTGAACAATGGAGACTTTGATGCTTACAC gAGAATCTGTGACCCTGGGTTGACTTCATTTGAGCCTGAAGCTCTGGGTAACCTGGTGGAAGGGATGGATTTTCATAAGTTTTACTTTGAGAACT TGTTGAGTAAGAACAATAAGCCAGTGCACACCACTATCCTGAACCCTCATGTGCACCTGATCGGAGAGGATGCAGCGTGCATCGCTTACATCCGCCTGACACAGTACATTGACAGCCAGGGCCGTCCGCGTACCTGCCAGTCTGAGGAGACGCGCGTGTGGCACCGTCGCGACGCCAAGTGGCTCAACGTGCACTTTCACTGCTCAGGAGCACCAGCTGCACCCTTACAGTGA